In Rhodanobacter denitrificans, a single window of DNA contains:
- a CDS encoding HDOD domain-containing protein — protein MWRRIFRSRQPAARASRPQPATAPFARAAPATPAARPAAPLADIRDRFHRFVLGLADSRASEADAAELATLKQLELLGSRFDMHSLPRLPTVLPQLLRALKNDNAGGGELARLIGRDPLMVGEVMRVTGSVHYRAAQPITSLQQAVVLLGQDGLRRVLTQHVMKPILQAHAGAFGHAAGERLWHHAERCAHACAWLGRNNRCDAFEAYLAGIVCHAGDGAVIRLLDRIGPAADAEPPSPGFLAGCDALAARLSLEVAQHWELPLRVVDALAERQAAPTSAASPLGNALAVADLLAMAQLLAEHELLADDPDLSQGWPEVFAPNLVARCRQDLQRHFPDA, from the coding sequence ATGTGGCGGCGCATTTTTCGCAGCCGACAGCCCGCGGCACGCGCAAGCCGCCCGCAGCCAGCCACCGCGCCATTCGCGCGGGCAGCCCCGGCCACGCCGGCGGCCCGCCCGGCGGCGCCGCTGGCGGACATCCGGGATCGCTTCCACCGCTTCGTGCTCGGCCTTGCTGACAGCCGCGCCAGCGAAGCCGATGCGGCCGAACTCGCCACGCTCAAGCAGTTGGAACTGCTCGGCTCCCGCTTCGACATGCATAGCCTGCCGCGCCTGCCGACGGTGTTGCCGCAGCTGTTGCGCGCGCTGAAGAACGACAACGCCGGCGGCGGCGAATTGGCCCGGCTGATCGGCCGCGATCCGCTGATGGTCGGCGAGGTCATGCGTGTCACCGGCAGCGTGCATTACCGTGCGGCGCAGCCGATCACCAGCCTGCAGCAGGCGGTGGTGCTGCTGGGCCAGGACGGGCTGCGGCGGGTACTCACCCAGCACGTGATGAAACCCATCCTGCAAGCCCACGCCGGCGCGTTCGGCCATGCCGCCGGCGAACGTCTGTGGCATCACGCCGAACGTTGCGCCCACGCCTGTGCCTGGCTCGGCCGCAACAACCGCTGCGATGCGTTCGAGGCCTACCTGGCAGGCATCGTCTGCCACGCCGGCGACGGCGCCGTGATACGCCTGCTGGACCGGATCGGTCCGGCCGCCGACGCCGAGCCACCATCGCCCGGCTTCCTCGCCGGTTGCGACGCCCTCGCCGCGCGGCTCTCGCTGGAGGTCGCGCAGCACTGGGAGCTGCCGCTGCGCGTGGTCGACGCGCTGGCGGAACGGCAGGCGGCGCCGACGTCGGCGGCTTCGCCGCTGGGCAACGCACTGGCGGTGGCCGACCTGCTGGCGATGGCCCAGCTACTGGCCGAACACGAGCTACTCGCCGACGACCCGGACCTCAGCCAGGGCTGGCCCGAGGTCTTTGCGCCGAACCTGGTGGCACGCTGCCGGCAGGACCTGCAGCGCCATTTCCCGGACGCCTGA
- a CDS encoding ion channel gives MNDIDARASAGGMPRFTRLRWLVRIIRHPSAILLLVQLSGLLLYPFIEHTRPARALFGAFGVLVLGLAISMVRRTRGRAWISAGIALPAVLLNVLDLTLDMPPLRPWWAALEAVFYFYAAGCLIAYMLGDRRATTDELFAAGATFTLLVWAFTYVFVLCQTLQPGCFAAAVNPQAPRSWTELLFLSFALLSSTGIGDVIPITVHARAAASLEMFAGVMYIALVVSRLIGLTLLRRGE, from the coding sequence ATGAACGATATCGATGCGAGGGCATCCGCCGGCGGGATGCCCCGCTTCACCCGCTTGCGCTGGCTGGTGCGGATCATCCGGCACCCTTCGGCGATCCTGCTGCTGGTACAGCTGAGCGGCCTGCTGCTGTACCCGTTCATCGAGCACACCCGTCCGGCGCGGGCGTTGTTCGGCGCGTTCGGCGTGCTGGTGCTGGGGCTGGCGATCTCGATGGTGCGGCGCACGCGCGGGCGCGCCTGGATCAGCGCCGGCATCGCGCTGCCGGCGGTGCTGCTCAACGTGCTCGACCTGACCCTGGACATGCCGCCGCTGCGGCCGTGGTGGGCAGCGCTGGAAGCCGTGTTCTATTTCTATGCGGCCGGCTGCCTGATCGCCTACATGCTGGGCGATCGCCGCGCCACCACCGACGAGCTGTTTGCCGCCGGTGCCACCTTCACCCTGCTGGTGTGGGCGTTCACCTATGTGTTCGTGCTGTGCCAGACGCTGCAGCCAGGCTGCTTCGCCGCCGCGGTAAACCCGCAGGCACCGCGCAGTTGGACCGAGCTGCTGTTCCTCAGCTTCGCGCTGCTTTCCAGCACCGGCATCGGCGACGTCATCCCGATCACCGTGCACGCCCGCGCGGCGGCCAGCCTGGAGATGTTCGCCGGAGTGATGTACATCGCGCTGGTGGTGTCGCGGCTGATCGGGTTGACCCTGCTGCGTCGCGGCGAGTGA
- a CDS encoding Ig-like domain-containing protein → MTRVEFYVDGALKGSDASAPYSLALDSTTLADGSHSLVAKAYDAAGNVGSSSAVAFSVSNASAPVQLILNGGFESGTANWTQTSGVITSDSSEPAHAGSWKAWLDGYGSAHSDYVRQSISIPAGASHATLGFQLHVDTAESGSTAYDKLQVQVIDSSGKYVTLASFSNTDAASG, encoded by the coding sequence GTGACCCGCGTGGAGTTCTACGTCGATGGCGCGCTCAAGGGCAGCGACGCCAGCGCGCCGTACAGCCTCGCGCTGGATTCGACCACGCTGGCCGACGGCAGCCACAGCCTGGTCGCCAAGGCCTACGACGCGGCCGGCAACGTCGGCAGCAGCAGCGCGGTCGCATTCAGCGTCTCCAACGCCAGCGCGCCGGTGCAGCTGATCCTCAACGGCGGCTTCGAGAGCGGCACGGCCAACTGGACGCAGACCAGCGGCGTGATCACCAGCGACAGCAGCGAGCCTGCCCACGCCGGCAGCTGGAAGGCATGGCTGGACGGCTACGGCAGCGCGCATAGCGACTACGTGCGCCAGTCGATCAGCATCCCGGCCGGCGCGTCCCATGCCACGCTGGGCTTCCAACTGCACGTCGACACCGCCGAGTCCGGCAGCACGGCCTACGACAAGCTGCAAGTGCAGGTGATCGACTCCAGCGGCAAGTACGTCACCCTGGCCAGCTTCTCCAATACGGACGCCGCCAGCGGCTAG
- a CDS encoding GNAT family N-acetyltransferase yields the protein MSPRHATAIHYRLASPDDALAIGRLARRVTRRWILPEQPASAAAALLYGMSARVIRKKILAGQRFHLAWQEDGRLAGVAAMRDDCHLFQFFVSTRMHGRGIARQLWRRAMRDAVRRAGTRRFTLNASAMAVPVYRCFGFVDSGLPTVSQSGLVTQPMQLERH from the coding sequence GTGTCTCCCCGCCACGCCACGGCCATCCACTACCGCCTCGCCAGCCCGGACGATGCGCTCGCGATCGGCCGGCTGGCGCGCCGGGTGACGCGACGCTGGATCCTGCCGGAGCAGCCGGCCAGCGCGGCGGCGGCCCTGCTTTACGGCATGAGCGCACGGGTGATCCGCAAGAAGATCCTGGCCGGTCAGCGTTTCCACCTGGCGTGGCAGGAGGACGGACGCCTGGCCGGCGTGGCGGCGATGCGCGACGACTGCCATCTGTTCCAGTTCTTCGTCAGCACCCGCATGCACGGGCGCGGCATCGCGCGCCAGCTGTGGCGGCGGGCGATGCGTGATGCGGTGCGGCGTGCCGGCACGCGGCGCTTCACCCTGAATGCCTCAGCCATGGCCGTGCCGGTGTACCGGTGCTTCGGCTTCGTGGACAGCGGGCTGCCGACGGTAAGCCAGAGCGGCCTGGTCACCCAGCCGATGCAGTTGGAGCGGCACTGA
- a CDS encoding oxidoreductase-like domain-containing protein produces the protein MNPVPPAPPSPDPADPPPQPPSEPDAADCCGEGCVRCVYDAYEEALERYQTALAAWRAGHP, from the coding sequence GTGAATCCCGTACCGCCCGCCCCGCCAAGCCCCGATCCAGCCGATCCGCCGCCGCAGCCGCCAAGCGAGCCGGACGCCGCCGATTGCTGCGGCGAGGGCTGCGTACGCTGTGTTTACGACGCCTACGAAGAGGCGCTCGAGCGTTACCAGACAGCCCTGGCAGCGTGGCGCGCCGGCCATCCCTGA
- a CDS encoding class I SAM-dependent methyltransferase produces MRPAILAVLLAASLPVVALAQTAKPHQAAVSAAVQKALADPVRQTDRAEDARRKVAQVMAFAEVKPGQKVLELVPGSGYWTRVFSAVVGPQGHVYTVWPGEMAKYASKSLAQWQKLAATPHYANVTLLQQPAALLSAPEPVDLVFTAQNYHDYHDPFMGPVDMAGFDKQVYDALKPGGLFVVIDHVAPAGSGLADTDTLHRIDPAVVKREVEAAGFVFDGESDALRNPADPLDIKVFDKSIRGHTDQFIYRFRKPAK; encoded by the coding sequence TAGCCCTGGCCCAGACGGCGAAACCCCACCAGGCGGCGGTTTCCGCCGCGGTGCAGAAAGCGCTCGCCGATCCCGTCCGCCAGACCGACCGCGCCGAGGACGCACGCCGCAAGGTGGCCCAGGTGATGGCCTTCGCCGAAGTGAAACCGGGCCAGAAGGTGCTGGAGCTGGTGCCGGGCAGCGGCTACTGGACGCGCGTGTTCAGCGCCGTCGTCGGCCCGCAGGGGCACGTCTACACGGTGTGGCCGGGCGAGATGGCGAAGTACGCCAGCAAGAGCCTTGCGCAATGGCAGAAGCTGGCCGCCACGCCGCACTACGCCAACGTCACCCTGTTGCAGCAGCCGGCGGCGCTGCTGAGCGCGCCGGAGCCGGTGGACCTGGTGTTCACCGCGCAGAACTACCACGACTATCACGACCCGTTCATGGGCCCGGTGGACATGGCCGGCTTCGACAAGCAGGTCTACGATGCGCTCAAGCCGGGCGGCCTGTTCGTGGTGATCGACCACGTGGCCCCGGCCGGCTCCGGTCTCGCCGACACCGACACCCTGCACCGCATCGACCCGGCCGTGGTGAAGCGGGAAGTGGAAGCCGCCGGCTTCGTCTTCGACGGCGAAAGCGACGCGCTGCGCAACCCGGCCGATCCGCTCGACATCAAGGTGTTCGACAAGTCGATACGCGGCCATACCGACCAGTTCATCTACCGCTTCCGCAAGCCGGCGAAGTGA